One Cyanobium sp. Tous-M-B4 DNA window includes the following coding sequences:
- a CDS encoding ABC transporter ATP-binding protein encodes MPAELPLREHVQLHGLWHRYANATAGDWTLQGIDLALHQGELVGLLGPSGCGKTTLLRLIAGFERPERGSVLIDGRTVAGPGRWLPPERRGVGMVFQDYALFPHLDAWRNACFGLRRGQDSSRANWLLELLGLNGLEGRYPHELSGGQRQRLALARALAPGPSVVLLDEPFSNLDVEVRLRLRSELPAVLSRCGASGLIVTHDPEEALAICDRVAVLRDGVLHQCASPRHLVQHPASSFVGRFVLQGNLLPAQRCGDQVITALGSLLATAGSTLLPQGGAAGDGEEVLVSPEAIALHPDAEGEAWVQGREFLGREWLYRVQLGDLKLRLRLPLEAEYSRGQRCRLALRPGAPGVLFPSQQALQVAPPAQPT; translated from the coding sequence ATGCCTGCCGAGTTGCCGTTGCGCGAACACGTGCAGCTGCATGGCCTGTGGCACCGCTACGCCAATGCAACCGCAGGCGACTGGACGCTGCAGGGTATTGATCTGGCCCTCCATCAGGGCGAATTGGTGGGCTTGCTTGGACCCTCCGGTTGCGGCAAAACCACCCTGCTGCGCTTAATCGCTGGTTTTGAGCGTCCAGAGCGCGGTTCGGTATTGATCGACGGCCGCACCGTGGCCGGTCCCGGCCGCTGGCTGCCACCGGAGCGCCGCGGCGTTGGCATGGTTTTCCAGGACTACGCCCTGTTCCCCCACCTCGACGCCTGGCGCAATGCCTGTTTTGGCCTGCGGCGCGGTCAGGACAGCAGCCGGGCCAATTGGTTGTTGGAGCTGCTCGGGCTCAATGGCTTGGAGGGCCGCTATCCCCACGAGCTTTCGGGCGGCCAGCGCCAACGGCTCGCATTGGCCCGGGCCCTGGCGCCGGGCCCCTCCGTGGTGCTCCTCGATGAACCCTTCTCGAACCTCGACGTGGAGGTGCGCCTGCGGCTGCGCAGCGAGCTGCCTGCCGTGCTTTCGCGCTGTGGTGCCAGCGGCCTGATCGTTACCCACGATCCCGAAGAAGCACTCGCCATCTGCGATCGGGTGGCGGTGTTGCGCGATGGGGTGCTGCACCAATGCGCCAGCCCCAGGCACTTAGTGCAGCACCCCGCAAGCTCCTTTGTGGGCCGCTTTGTGCTCCAAGGCAACCTGCTGCCGGCCCAGCGGTGTGGTGATCAAGTGATCACAGCTCTAGGCAGCCTGCTCGCCACTGCCGGCTCCACCCTGCTGCCCCAAGGGGGAGCGGCAGGCGATGGCGAGGAGGTGCTGGTCAGTCCGGAGGCGATTGCCCTCCATCCAGATGCGGAGGGCGAGGCCTGGGTGCAGGGTCGCGAATTCCTGGGTCGTGAATGGCTCTATCGAGTCCAGCTCGGTGATCTGAAACTGCGGCTGCGCTTGCCTTTGGAGGCCGAATACAGCCGTGGCCAACGCTGCCGGCTAGCCCTGCGCCCGGGAGCCCCCGGCGTGCTCTTCCCATCCCAGCAGGCCTTGCAGGTTGCCCCCCCTGCCCAGCC
- a CDS encoding RidA family protein — protein MSHPMQPEAVITASAPAPVGPYNQAVKAGGVLYCSGQIALDPSTGLMVGAGDVEAETRQVLSNLQAVLEAGGSSPGQVLRTTVFLADLGDFARVNAIYAELFSDGVSPARACVEVAALPKGARVEIDCIALAA, from the coding sequence ATGAGTCACCCGATGCAGCCCGAAGCCGTTATCACCGCCAGCGCCCCGGCGCCAGTAGGCCCTTACAACCAGGCGGTGAAGGCGGGAGGAGTGCTGTATTGCTCCGGTCAGATCGCCCTGGATCCCAGCACTGGCTTGATGGTGGGGGCTGGCGATGTGGAGGCCGAGACCCGCCAAGTGCTCAGCAACTTGCAGGCCGTGCTGGAAGCGGGCGGCAGCAGCCCAGGGCAGGTGCTGCGCACCACGGTCTTTCTGGCAGACCTGGGCGATTTCGCTCGGGTTAATGCGATTTATGCGGAGCTGTTTAGCGATGGGGTGTCGCCGGCTCGGGCCTGCGTCGAAGTGGCGGCTCTGCCCAAGGGGGCTCGGGTGGAAATCGACTGCATTGCCCTAGCCGCTTAG
- a CDS encoding BRO family protein: MSSTTALVPYPFEGHRIRVSTDEHGDAWFVAVDIAGALGQLVIARGLASLREEEQCLYSQEGPGSEGCTLALISEGGLLRSLLLDDSQTAWRMRRWLTHELLPAIKRNHQVKSRAHLSGSAGEKTQTVQAVLRLAEEIIELTGVGYSDALLAAIEDIEASTGLHLAPLQQILCDTNSAASAHRPAQQGRAPAEERLDAEQLAERLGRTIRDINRRLAACGLQVRNDLDDWQLTAVGCDWGIALPRCSRGEHRQQLVWDPAVVALLQGEG, from the coding sequence ATGAGCAGCACAACCGCTTTGGTGCCCTATCCGTTCGAGGGGCACCGCATTCGGGTCAGCACCGATGAGCACGGTGATGCCTGGTTCGTCGCCGTTGATATAGCTGGCGCCCTTGGCCAGCTTGTGATCGCCAGGGGGCTGGCCAGCCTGCGGGAGGAGGAGCAGTGCCTCTATTCCCAGGAGGGGCCAGGCAGCGAGGGCTGCACTCTGGCCCTGATCAGTGAAGGCGGCCTACTGCGCTCGCTGCTGCTGGACGACAGCCAGACGGCCTGGCGGATGCGGCGCTGGCTCACCCATGAGCTGCTGCCCGCCATCAAGCGCAACCACCAGGTCAAATCAAGGGCCCACTTATCAGGCTCGGCTGGGGAAAAGACCCAGACCGTGCAGGCGGTGCTGCGGCTTGCCGAGGAGATCATCGAGCTCACCGGCGTCGGTTACTCCGATGCGCTCCTCGCGGCCATTGAGGACATCGAGGCCAGCACCGGCCTCCACCTGGCCCCACTGCAACAGATCCTTTGCGACACCAACTCTGCGGCCTCAGCTCATCGGCCCGCTCAGCAAGGTCGTGCGCCAGCCGAAGAACGCCTGGATGCAGAGCAACTGGCCGAGCGGCTGGGCCGCACGATCAGGGATATCAACCGCCGGTTGGCGGCCTGTGGCCTGCAGGTGCGCAATGACCTTGATGACTGGCAGCTCACCGCAGTCGGCTGCGACTGGGGTATCGCCCTGCCGCGCTGCAGCCGCGGCGAGCACCGGCAGCAGCTCGTCTGGGATCCAGCGGTGGTGGCGTTGCTGCAGGGGGAAGGGTGA
- the ssb gene encoding single-stranded DNA-binding protein produces MSINLIVLVGNAGRDPELRFFETGSCVCEFTLAVNRPPRDGQPQEPLWVNCKAWGKTAQVAGDYLRKGSKVAIVGRLEFEQWSDRSSGEMRSKTLVVIDRLEFCEGRSGTQQQEKAADLAAFSAGQSVSGSASQTATAAAEGSRSSSAAPWGAPAGVPAPAAPAWTTSGPISDEEVPF; encoded by the coding sequence ATGAGCATCAATCTGATCGTGCTGGTCGGCAATGCCGGCCGAGATCCGGAGCTGCGCTTCTTTGAGACCGGCAGCTGCGTCTGCGAGTTCACCCTGGCGGTGAACCGCCCGCCGCGCGACGGCCAGCCCCAGGAGCCGCTCTGGGTGAACTGCAAGGCGTGGGGCAAGACCGCCCAGGTGGCGGGGGACTACCTGCGCAAGGGCAGCAAGGTAGCGATCGTCGGGCGGCTCGAATTCGAGCAGTGGAGTGACCGCAGCAGCGGTGAGATGCGCAGCAAGACCCTGGTGGTGATCGACCGCCTGGAGTTCTGTGAGGGCAGGAGCGGTACGCAGCAGCAAGAAAAAGCCGCCGACTTAGCGGCCTTCTCCGCTGGCCAGTCCGTCAGTGGCTCGGCGTCTCAGACGGCAACCGCCGCTGCAGAGGGCTCCCGCAGTTCGAGCGCGGCGCCATGGGGCGCACCCGCTGGAGTGCCAGCACCGGCGGCACCGGCCTGGACCACCAGCGGCCCCATCAGCGACGAGGAGGTGCCCTTCTGA
- a CDS encoding recombinase RecT: MNDSTLSTSSGPSPSSALAPATDTLQVFSGIAAFDAAQRMAKALCSSSLVPKEYQGQQGLANSLIALEIAGRMRLSPLVVMQNMTPIHGRPTWSSKFLIATVNASGRFSPLRFVFDAKEQPSSCYAVATDKATGEVLEGETITLELARKEGWWSRKDRQGNETSKWQTMTGQMLRYRAAAWWSNVYCPEIALGLITQEEALDIEAVTVREAGRASITGTEIQAPPQAAATWSQAAEEPAGPAATAPEKPTTRRTAAGSRAAAVPNLLRPREDKMIPPETQNSATGRIEPSHGGNADTQQEVIDAEIVDTSGAAPEPATPAEHQGEQQGGQQEALSLQASETPAAGTQPAPRRSRSQAAAASAPSPAPAQEAAPAQEPELNPVEVGLSQIPHIATLLELERAYGRVNQLLSAGQINDENAERLWSAISRRRRQLEVSESAQQSTGAGT; this comes from the coding sequence ATGAACGACTCCACCCTCTCCACCAGTTCAGGTCCATCCCCTTCCTCAGCCCTGGCCCCAGCGACAGACACCCTGCAGGTGTTCAGCGGTATCGCCGCCTTTGACGCCGCCCAGCGCATGGCCAAAGCCCTGTGCTCCTCGAGCCTTGTGCCCAAGGAGTACCAGGGGCAGCAGGGGCTGGCCAACAGCTTGATCGCCCTGGAGATCGCCGGGCGCATGCGCCTCTCACCGCTAGTGGTGATGCAGAACATGACGCCGATCCACGGGCGGCCGACCTGGAGCAGCAAGTTCCTGATCGCCACGGTGAATGCCAGCGGCCGCTTCTCGCCGCTGCGCTTTGTCTTTGACGCCAAGGAGCAGCCCAGCAGTTGCTACGCGGTAGCCACCGATAAGGCCACCGGTGAGGTGCTGGAGGGGGAAACGATCACCCTCGAGCTGGCCCGCAAGGAGGGCTGGTGGAGCCGCAAGGACCGCCAGGGCAACGAGACCAGCAAGTGGCAGACGATGACCGGCCAGATGCTGCGCTACCGCGCCGCGGCCTGGTGGTCGAACGTCTATTGCCCGGAGATCGCCCTGGGCTTGATCACCCAGGAGGAGGCGCTCGACATCGAGGCGGTCACGGTCCGAGAGGCTGGCAGGGCCAGCATTACTGGGACTGAAATCCAGGCGCCACCTCAGGCCGCTGCGACATGGAGCCAGGCCGCTGAGGAACCCGCTGGGCCAGCCGCCACGGCGCCGGAAAAACCCACCACCCGGCGTACTGCAGCTGGCTCCCGCGCCGCCGCTGTACCCAACCTCTTACGCCCTCGCGAAGACAAAATGATTCCGCCGGAAACCCAAAACAGCGCCACTGGGCGTATCGAGCCGTCCCATGGGGGAAACGCTGATACACAGCAAGAGGTGATCGACGCCGAGATTGTGGACACCAGCGGGGCTGCGCCGGAGCCGGCCACCCCAGCTGAGCACCAAGGCGAGCAGCAAGGCGGGCAGCAGGAGGCCCTATCGCTGCAGGCCAGCGAGACCCCTGCCGCAGGCACCCAGCCAGCACCGCGGAGAAGCAGGAGCCAGGCCGCTGCTGCCTCGGCTCCAAGCCCGGCTCCAGCTCAAGAGGCAGCCCCAGCTCAAGAGCCTGAATTGAATCCGGTGGAGGTGGGCCTCAGCCAGATCCCACACATCGCCACCCTGCTGGAGCTCGAGCGCGCCTACGGACGCGTCAACCAGCTGCTCAGTGCGGGCCAGATCAACGACGAGAACGCCGAGCGGCTCTGGAGCGCGATCTCCAGGCGCCGCCGGCAGCTCGAGGTCAGCGAGAGCGCCCAACAGAGCACGGGGGCGGGGACATGA
- a CDS encoding PD-(D/E)XK nuclease-like domain-containing protein — MSNFSLAEYHCHPAWSPTALKAAVTGTMRTWSHRFGPGAAKFVPSADMVKGDLVDALLTPPFRIDDRFAAYRSIARNTKIGAANCAEAEAAGLTPVSVEMVEQAQRIADALHADPVVGEVLAALDPSLSQQPHFWQDEAGRPCRCLPDVVTSDGRLFDLKKTRSAVPRKFYWQAKDLAYDLQLAHLALGHEDRHGQPPLETGVIAFEWPSDLTAPIDCSLLIFDGQDLEKGLQRREEAFRRIAECQATGSWPSHGRQAFRPVFQDFSLPETLGIDLDSIDLF; from the coding sequence ATGAGCAATTTCTCTCTGGCGGAGTATCACTGCCATCCCGCTTGGTCCCCCACGGCGCTCAAGGCTGCAGTGACCGGCACGATGCGGACCTGGAGCCATCGTTTCGGGCCAGGGGCCGCAAAATTCGTTCCCTCGGCGGACATGGTCAAAGGCGATCTGGTCGATGCCCTGCTGACGCCCCCCTTTCGGATTGATGACCGCTTCGCCGCGTATCGATCAATCGCCCGCAACACCAAGATCGGCGCCGCCAACTGCGCAGAAGCGGAAGCAGCCGGACTGACACCCGTCAGCGTCGAGATGGTGGAGCAGGCCCAGCGCATCGCTGATGCCCTCCACGCCGACCCAGTGGTGGGCGAGGTGCTGGCGGCCCTGGACCCGTCGCTCAGCCAGCAGCCCCACTTCTGGCAAGACGAAGCGGGCCGGCCCTGCCGCTGCCTGCCGGATGTGGTCACCAGCGACGGCCGGCTGTTTGACCTCAAGAAGACCCGCAGCGCCGTGCCGCGGAAGTTCTACTGGCAGGCCAAGGACCTGGCCTATGACTTGCAGCTAGCCCACCTGGCCCTAGGCCATGAGGACCGCCATGGGCAGCCGCCGCTCGAGACCGGGGTGATCGCCTTTGAGTGGCCTAGCGATCTGACCGCCCCGATCGACTGCAGCCTGCTCATCTTTGATGGGCAAGACCTGGAAAAAGGTCTGCAGCGGCGGGAGGAGGCCTTCCGGCGGATCGCCGAATGCCAGGCCACCGGCAGCTGGCCGAGTCACGGGCGCCAGGCATTCCGTCCTGTCTTTCAAGATTTCAGCCTTCCCGAAACCTTAGGCATTGATTTGGATTCCATTGATCTCTTCTAA